The nucleotide window TGGCTTCTGAAAGAACCCCATACATGGTCAAGTCTCTCTAGTTTGTTTCATATTAGGATAATTTCTCACATTTCAAGTGTATCGTCTTCCCAAACAGTCTTCTCCTGAATCAGTAAGAAAAGATGGGGCCCATATAATGTCATATTCAGTAATATCTTAAGGGTTGTTTGTGGGATTACTGAGACTAGCTCAATTATTACAGGACTCACTTAATATATAAAGTAGAtgtttccatttcttttctctGCAGTTAACTTTAGATCTAAAGCAATCTAGTTCCTTCCATGTCCCTCTGTTCATGTACAATGTGTATCTGCACTTATATGATGATCTTTTTTATAAGAACTTACTTTAGTAGCCATGTCATTCTCCCTCCATCTATCAGAATGGAGAACACCTGATTCATGTCCTTTTTACATCAAGTTAGTTAATTAAAAAAAGTTTGATATTGTAATTAAAACCACTTTTGACCCATCACTTCCTCTCTTTTCATAAATTCCTGGATACTCAGTTGATTTATTCTACGTCAATCAGACTGCACCTCTCTCGTGTGTGGTGCATCTACTAACATTTTATATGAACATGGTTTGTCACTTTTTTGCTGTGTTATACACATATAAGTCTGCTTCTTACATAAAACTATGGACATTAACACCTATGGGTTTCTGTGCTTGCCTAAAAAAGCAGGCTACAAGGCATGCGGAAATGGAAGCCATTGATACTCTTCTTGAGCAGTGGAGAGAAAAGAGGCTTTCAACTTCAGAAGTTGCGGAAATCTTTTCAAAATGTAACCTCTATGTTACATGTGAACCATGCATAATGTGTGCAGCAGCTTTATCAATTGTTGGTATGCCCTCTTTCTCACGAAATGATaaaacttttctttcttctctttgatTATGTATAGGTAACTATCCCTTGGTCAGGTATCAAGGAAGTATTTTATGGCTGTGCCAATGACAAATTTGGTGGGTGCGGATCAATACTGTCGCTGCATTCAAGTAGCTCAGAGGCACTCATGAGGTTGTTATCTGAACTTAACACAGTAAGCAAGAATTGACTCGAATTGTGCTGGTCTCTAGTAATTTTTTGCCCGGAAAGAGTTTACAAGTTGTTTCCTATGTTTGATGTACTTTCCAAAAGGCAGTTCCTGGTCAAGTATATTAAATGCAACTACAAAATTATATATAGTAATATAGGTGGTGGCAGACTAGCTAtagcttctttttatttttattttaaattgacATGGTTTTAATAGTTTAGGGGTGAATACTAATAGGCGAAGTTAAAAGGTAAAAACAATCCCTCCATAGAGAAACAGGATGTTGACTATTTAGTTGTCTGTAGCAGCAattgttttatttatatataggtGTGTGCATATATTATTTAATTAAACTTTTGAGTGATTTTCTTAATTGTGTTTAATGCTGAAGAGGtttcatattttttctttaatgggTGCAAATAGATGTAAAGGATCATTGACTGTCTGCAGCCATGATGGGAAAGTTACATCAGTATTATTTTCTAGGCACCCTGTTCTCTGAGTATCTGAGGTTTACGTTTAACTCTATAACTGAATTGTTGGATTTGTGCTTGAAATTTGTATAACTATTAAGCTATAAACTGTTCCTTGGTTTTGTGATCTTCTACTCAAGATGATTGTTGCATCAGTCCCTCACTTTCTCTTTTGTTGTATAGTGGTGGAGTACCACAGGGGAAAGGTTTCAAATGCACTGGAGGGATAATGGCATCAGAAGCAGTCTCTCTTTTCGGCAATTTTTACGAGCAAGGAAACCCTAATGGTATCTGGTTTAGGAATAATTTATGTTTTTTAGACTGCAGTGAGATGGGAGAATCATTCATGCTTGCTTTCTGCTTTGAATTCATCAATTCTTTGCTCAATTTAGGGATTCAAATTT belongs to Rosa chinensis cultivar Old Blush chromosome 4, RchiOBHm-V2, whole genome shotgun sequence and includes:
- the LOC112198238 gene encoding tRNA-specific adenosine deaminase TAD2 isoform X1; translation: MSSLGEENPNDDTLMFMDLALQQAKLALDSLEVPVGCVIVEDGKVIASGRNRTNETRNQATRHAEMEAIDTLLEQWREKRLSTSEVAEIFSKCNLYVTCEPCIMCAAALSIVGIKEVFYGCANDKFGGCGSILSLHSSSSEALMSGGVPQGKGFKCTGGIMASEAVSLFGNFYEQGNPNAPKPHRPLTHQAIQ
- the LOC112198238 gene encoding tRNA-specific adenosine deaminase TAD2 isoform X4, which codes for MIPLCLWILLYNSCVIVEDGKVIASGRNRTNETRNQATRHAEMEAIDTLLEQWREKRLSTSEVAEIFSKCNLYVTCEPCIMCAAALSIVGIKEVFYGCANDKFGGCGSILSLHSSSSEALMSGGVPQGKGFKCTGGIMASEAVSLFGNFYEQGNPNAPKPHRPLTHQAIQ
- the LOC112198238 gene encoding tRNA-specific adenosine deaminase TAD2 isoform X3, giving the protein MSSLGEENPNDDTLMFMDLALQQAKLALDSLEVPVGCVIVEDGKVIASGRNRTNETRNQATRHAEMEAIDTLLEQWREKRLSTSEVAEIFSKCNLYVTCEPCIMCAAALSIVGIKEVFYGCANDKFGGCGSILSLHSSSSEALMRLLSELNTWWSTTGERFQMHWRDNGIRSSLSFRQFLRARKP
- the LOC112198238 gene encoding tRNA-specific adenosine deaminase TAD2 isoform X5 — protein: MSSLGEENPNDDTLMFMDLALQQAKLALDSLEVPVGCVIVEDGKVIASGRNRTNETRNQATRHAEMEAIDTLLEQWREKRLSTSEVAEIFSKCNLYVTCEPCIMCAAALSIVGIKEVFYGCANDKFGGCGSILSLHSSSSEALMRCKGSLTVCSHDGKVTSVLFSRHPVL
- the LOC112198238 gene encoding tRNA-specific adenosine deaminase TAD2 isoform X6; the encoded protein is MIPLCLWILLYNSCVIVEDGKVIASGRNRTNETRNATRHAEMEAIDTLLEQWREKRLSTSEVAEIFSKCNLYVTCEPCIMCAAALSIVGIKEVFYGCANDKFGGCGSILSLHSSSSEALMSGGVPQGKGFKCTGGIMASEAVSLFGNFYEQGNPNAPKPHRPLTHQAIQ
- the LOC112198238 gene encoding tRNA-specific adenosine deaminase TAD2 isoform X2, producing the protein MSSLGEENPNDDTLMFMDLALQQAKLALDSLEVPVGCVIVEDGKVIASGRNRTNETRNATRHAEMEAIDTLLEQWREKRLSTSEVAEIFSKCNLYVTCEPCIMCAAALSIVGIKEVFYGCANDKFGGCGSILSLHSSSSEALMSGGVPQGKGFKCTGGIMASEAVSLFGNFYEQGNPNAPKPHRPLTHQAIQ
- the LOC112198238 gene encoding tRNA-specific adenosine deaminase TAD2 isoform X7, with product MSSLGEENPNDDTLMFMDLALQQATRHAEMEAIDTLLEQWREKRLSTSEVAEIFSKCNLYVTCEPCIMCAAALSIVGIKEVFYGCANDKFGGCGSILSLHSSSSEALMSGGVPQGKGFKCTGGIMASEAVSLFGNFYEQGNPNAPKPHRPLTHQAIQ